Below is a genomic region from Coleofasciculus sp. FACHB-1120.
CAATCAATTCTTTAATTTCTGCACCTTGGTCTTTTAACGCCTGTTTTAAATCAATAAAACCTTCTTTGACTTCCAGCCTTAGCTGCCCTACTTCTTTTCTCAGTTTCATTGTTTGGTGCAGGTTCACTGCTGCCAATGCCCCTACAGCTACAGTTCCAACCCCAATAAAGGCTGTAGTTGCTTGCAGCACTCCTAAGCTTGTCTGGATACTTTGCAGTCCAGCTTGGACAGCTTGAAATCCCATGTGCGTTTGATACATCTGCACTCCACTTGTAACCAAGTGTAAAGGGCTTACCAGCGGCGATAGAGGGCTATTTTGGGCTACAGCACCGATGGCATGGGCGACAAACTGACCAGTAGATGCGTCTCTAGCCATGCCTATTGGGACTCCTGCTGATGTAAAAACTTGCACATATTTACCAGCCTCGATAGCAGCCTGAATTGCAGGAGCAAATTGAAAATACATATTTCTACGTTGTTATTAGTTAATGTTTTCGAGCCTAGCTTGTCTTACTCGGCGAAGATAACCGTATTTCCACGGAGTTAGTTTCTGCTGAATCTGGGAATACTAGAGTACAAATACGCTATAGGCTCACAGACTTTATGGATATTTCACTGGTTAGCTCTGAAGCTGTTGATTTGTTGTCGCGAATTACTGGACAAAAGCTGCGTAAACAGGATCTGACTCCTCCGGTGATATTTTTAGCAGCTTTGATAACCGTTCTGTTGGGAGTGATGCTTTTAGATGGCGCAGTCACAGATGAGGAAAAGCGACGCTGGCAGCAAACCCTTAATCGTTTTATTCCCTCAGAGGATGCGCGTCAGTTATCACAACTGATGAGTAAGGGAGTCCGACAGAATCAAGTTTATAAAAAACTGAATGAGTTGCTAATCCTAACGGCTCCGTTTTCAGAATCAGAAAGATTGTTGTTGATTGGCTTTGGCTATGAAATGTCAGCAGCAGATGGGGATATGGACGCCCGTGAGAAAAAGTATTTAGAAGTAATTGCTAATCGGTTAGAGATTAACCCACAACACTTAGCAGTTTTAGAAGCTGGATTCAGTCATCAAGGTACTGTGGAACCAGCAGCTTTAGAGGAGGTTCAGTCTTTACTAGATCCCGCTCGCTTCCACGCGCTTGATGCAGTATTTATCAAAGCTGCTAATGATCTGTTGGCGATTCTACCTGCTAAATCTAAACAGCAAGCCAAGCAACAACAGCGCCTAAACTTGCCCTATGAGGAGCTACAGCGGTTTCAAGGGTATCGGCAACAGTTAGAAACCGCTTCTAAGCAACTTGCCGAGATTATCCAAGAAGGCACGAATGAGGGTGTACTGCCTAACAATCTAGCAGCACAAGTAGAGCAAGCGTCTCAGAAATTGAGTTCTCAGCGCTTCCGAGTGGCAGTTGTAGGAGAGTTTAGCCAAGGAAAATCAACATTATTGAATGCTTTACTAGGTGAAGAAATTCAACCCGTTAGAGAGATTCCCTGTAGCGGTACGGTGACAGTTCTCAGATATGGAGAGCAAAAACGGGTAATTTGCCGTTATAAAGATAAACGAGAGGAAGAAATTCCATTTGAACAGTACAAAATTAAAGCAGCAATTTCAGAAGAAGCCGCCTTGGATTGCGTCAGTGATGAATTAGCTCGTTCTGATATTGAAGAGATTATTTTTGAACATCCCGATTTAGAGTTATGCCGAAGTGGTGTTGAAATAGTGGATTCTCCTGGGTTGAACGAACATCCTGACCGAACTGCGATTACTCAACAACTACTCAAAGATACAGATGCCGCGATTTTCCTAATCAATGCCTCACGTCCTCTAACTCAAGGAGAACGCGACTTGATCCAAGATTTGAAGACTCAATTAAATGGTGGGAAGACAGATGAGGCTGCCAACAATTTGTTTGTAGTTGTGAATTTTATGGATCTGTTGCGTAGTGAAAATGGTCGGCAGCAAGTTCGACAACGAATTGAGAGGTTTGTTCAGGGTCAAAATCCTATCGTAGCAGGTGAAAACCGCGTTCATTTCATTTCGGCTCAAGCGACGCTGGATGCAATTTTTGCGGGAACTGAGGATGATTATCTGAAAGCGTTTCAGAATTTTACCGGGTCTATCGAGAAGTTTTTAACAACTGAGCGTGGATTGATAAAACTTCAGCAATCGACAACCGGGCTTAATCGGATTATTCAATCTTGCTGTGATGAGCTAAATCAATTTGAGGGAATTTTAAATGGGAAATTAAAAGTTTCTGAAGAAAATAAGCAAAAACTTTTAGAACAAATGGGTGAGTCTAGCGGTCGTGATGTCAAAATTAAGCTTTTAGCAGCTCAATTGGTAGAGGAATCAACTGATGAAGCTATTGATTCTTATAATGAATGGTGTGAAGAATTAGGTGATATCATGGCTGAGAACAGTGAAGGCTGGACTTCTAACCATAATCAGAAAAAGAAACTGTTTCAGGACTATGCTAAGCAGTTCTCCACAGATATATCCAAGGAATTTAACACTTGGGTAGATGAGAGTATAAAAGGTTCTATTTTACTACCAAACCTAGAAGTATTAAATACGGAAATACGTCAACACATAGAAGCAATTCACGAAAGTATCCAAAGCTTTGATTCAAAAATTGGATCTAACCTAAGTGACCAGTTTGACCTCTCGCTTTCCACTGCTGGAGTCAAGATGAACCTTGCTTCATCAAGTAACTTGGATGATGATACCAAGGGAATTGGTTTATTTGGCAGTTTAGGTACAGGTGGGGCAGTTGCTGGGACGTTACTGGCATTTACAGGTCTTGGTCTTGTTCCAATAGCGATAGCTGGGGGGGCGGCGGCTGCTATTGCCGGGTGGTTATTTGGTGAAGATGAAGAAGAACTTGAACAGCAAATCAAACAAGAAGTTTATGAGCAAGGGTTTGACAAATTTAACGAATCGGCGCAAGAAGTTTTTGACAAGGTTAGCGAATACATTGCCTCAGTTTTTTACGAACGCTCAGAAGCGGCAATAGAAGTAATTGAGCAAGCAATCTCCTTATCTGAAAACTTCTTAGCCCAGGAGGAGAAAGCTCATACAGAAACACTAGAACAACGTCAAGCTGAAAAAGCTTTTCTCTCTAAGAAGCGTCAGGAACTTGAGCAGGTGCAAAAGAATATTGAAGCAATCCTTCCTTTCTGAACAAGTTAAGAAAGTGGAGAGAAAAGCAACAGCCGATTTAACAGCAGATGTTAAATCGGCTGTTGTAGCGAAAAATAAGGTTAACAGGAAAGAGAGTAACTGGAGCGATCGCATTCTCCTCAATCTCAAAGAGCGATCGCACCCGTGAAAATATCTAGCAACATAGCTTAACGCACCACTTGCCGCATATAGTTTGCCCAAACTTGGGCAGCTTGTCCGCTACTTCCTCGCGTTGGAGTGTTGTCGTCATTTCCCAGCCAGATGCCGGTAACGAGATCCTGACTGGGAACGTAGCCGATAAACCACAAGTCAACACCGCTATTCGTGGTGCCCGTCTTCCCCACCTCTCCGAAGCCAATCGACGCCGCCCGTGCCGTACCCCCTCGCACTGCGCCCCGAAGCATATTCGTCATGGTATCTGCGATTCCCTGAGACAGCACCCGCTTTGTCGCCCCGGCTTCCTCCTCGAAGGAGTAAATCACCCGGCAGGTTTGCGGATTATTGAAATCTTTGCAATCGCTGCTGTCCCGAATCCGCTGAATAGCGTGGGCGCGATTCCAGACGCCGCCATTTTCCAAGGCACCGAAAGCCCCCGTCATCTCCAAGACAGTGGTTTCGCTTTGCCCCAACACCAAACCGGGAACCGGATTAAGCGGCGTTGTGATGCCCAGTCGTCTCGCCATCTCCACAACCCGCTCTAAACCGACATCCTGCGCCACTCGCAGCGCGATCGCATTCTCAGACTGGGCAAGCGCGGTGTACATATCCGTCCCGCTACCCCCTACTCTTTCGCACCCCCGAAAGCGTTGACTCTGCCATACTACAGGGGCGCAAGAATAAAACTTTCCCGGCGAGTTACCTTGTTCAAGTGCTGAAGCGTAGGCAAAAATTTTGAAGGTGGAACCCGGTTGTCGCTTGGCTTGAGTCGCGCGATTAAATTGACTTTTTTGAAAATCTGTGCCACCGACCAAGGCGCGAATTGATCCGTTGCTGGAGTCGAGGGTGACAATTGCTCCCTCAGAGAACCTGTAACTTCCCCCAATGGTATTAACTCCGTTGCGGAGGGCAGTTTCCGCCTTTTGCTGAGTCTCTAGATCCAGGTTGGTTTCGACAAAAAAATTGCCTTCTTTTGCCAGTTGCTCTCCCAACAAGAATTGGAGTTCGGTGAAAACGTAGCTGTAAAAATAGGGTGCCTTAATGCTAGCCAAAGCTTCTCTGGCTTTGGGGCTAACGTCAATACGCGATCGCCTTGCTCGTTGAGCTTCTTCCGCACTGATAAACCCCAGATTTGCCATGCGGTTGATAATGCGATCGCGCAGTCCAATCGCCGTTTTATAATCCCGAATCGGATTAAAACTATTCGGTGCTGGCAAAATCGCCACCAGCGTCGCCGCTTCGGAAATATTTAAGTCTCTGGCAGATTTATCGAAATAAAACTGAGCCGCATCCTCAAATCCGTTCGCACCAACCCCCAAGTAGATGCGGTTCAGATAATTTCGCATGATCTCGTTCTTACTGTAGAACGTCTCCAGCTTCAGAGCGACGATCGCCTCCTTGATTTTTCGCCCCGCGCTATCTTCTGTCCCCACATACTCCCGAAACAAACTCCGCGCCAACTGTTGCGTGATCGTGCTACCGCCTTGACGAATTCCGCCTCCCTTGACATTCGTCACCACCGCCCGTAGCGTGCCAATAGGATCAACCCCGAAGTGCCAGTAATAGCGGCTGTCTTCCGATGCAATCACTGCTTGAGGCAGATACTTAGAAAATTCTGATAATCGCCCCAATTCCCGGTGCGCCACCGTTCGGGGACGCTGTAACGGCGTCCCATCATCAGAATTAATTACTACTGGCCCTTGTACGCCAGGAGGCAAAGGTCGAATCGGAATATTACGCCACTCAAAAAGAATCCACAATGCCAATAAGCTGGTCAGTCCACCCACCCCATAGAGGGCGTAACGAGTCCCTAGCACGTACCAGGGGGGCGGATTGTGGTATTGAAGCCGAACCGCATCCGCCAATTCGGGTGGTCCTAGGGTGAGGATATCGCCGTGGCGTAGCATGAGGCTATTCAGCCGCCGTCTCCCCCGGTAAATGCCATTAGTGGAGTTTTCATCCTTGATGACAAAGGAGTGCCCGCGCCGTCCTTCTCGGTTTAGTGAAAGATGAACCTGGCTAACGACTGGATTGCGGATGACGATATCGCAAGATTTAGAACTGCGTCCTAGTAAATAGCGATCGCCTAACAGTGGATAAACCTCTGCCTTCGCAGCACCGGCATCCTGCACCCACAATTCCGGCACCTTGGCATTGGGCTTCAGCGCTAGCGCATTAAAATTTACCTTGGCTTGAATGGTCTGTACTGCCTGAGTTAGCTGACCCAGGATGGTTTTCGGCGGTTGTTGGGGTGAGGTCATGTCAGCGGCAAAAGGCTCAATGCAACTAGCAAGAGGTTTGTACTGAATATTCTAATCTCTTGCCTAGGGAGGCGTTATGGAAAAGGGGCAGAACTTAGAAAGATAGGTTTTTCACAAATCGTCTTTTCAAGGACAAAGAAGGGGATTCATTATCAACGGAAAAATCAGATTTCTCGCCCTTCCCTCCGCTTCCTCTCTCCTTATCTCTTCAGCGGGGTCTGCCAGATGAGGAGGGTTGATTCCAAAACCAGGCAATCAACAAACACACCATACCTACATTAATAAACATATCTGCGAGATTAAATACGGCAAAGTGAATCAACCGAAAATCTAAGAAATCAACGACACAACCGCTGAAAAATTTATCGTTGATGACGCAACTGTTGAAAAATCGGTCAATTCCATTGCCCACCGCTCCGCCTAAGATAAAGCCACAGCCTAATTGTTCCCAGCGATCCAAGTTGGGGTTTACTAAAGCGAATCCGATTAAGAATAGACTTACCCCCAAAGAAAGCCAGGGCAACCAAACTTCTCCTTGAAACCAGCTAAAAGCAGCCCCAGGGTTCAATTCATAGGTAAAGTGGAATACATTAGGCCACAGCGCTAAGGTTTCTTTATAGACAAAATTCTGCACCACCCAATATTTAGTTACCCGATCTAGAATCAGGCTAACGAAAGCGGCGATCCAAAAAAAATAATTTTTGAAATTAATTCTCATTAGTCATTAGTCATTAGTTATTTGTAATCAGTGATTAGTCAATCGTTCTTTGGTAATCAGTATAGGTAGATTGTCAACCTCCTACTCCATGACTGCTTGACCAACGAGGGCTTGACTAATGACCGGACCAACGACTTAATAAAGCATTAGCTGGCGTAAGAAATAAGCCAAGACTGTGACTGCACAAACGACTGCCATCTGGGCGGGCAAAGGATAGATGGAGTATTTCAAAATTGCTTCCCATAACGGCAGTAATACGGCTCCCCAGGTCAAAAAATGGGTTACGAAGAGATAAGTCAAACCAGTGATATGGATAACCACTAAGCCACAGATACAGCTGAAGGACAAAGACTCCAATCGCTGCGGTGCCTTAAAAGCTACTAAGCCACAAATCCACGCACCCGGAATAAAGCCTAGTAAGTAGCCAAAGCTGGGTTCTGTAAGATAGTCGAGACCTCCGCCTTGGGAAAAGACTGGAAACCAAGGAGTTAGACCCAATGCCAGGTAAGCAATTTGAGAGAGCGCCCCGGCATTTTTACCGCCCATACAGCCAACTAGCAGCACGGCTCCAATTTGATAGGTCACGCCCAGCGAGTGAGTTTGAATCCCTTGCTGAGACCAATTCCAGGGAAGGTTGGGGAAATACGCTTCTAGAAACGTACCACCAATCGTCAGGAGTAAGCCAATCAAGGCCCACAGTAGTTCAGTGGGAGCAAACACAAGGGTAAGGGAGCAGGAGAGTAAAGGAGCAGGAAGAGTATAAGGAGCCGGGGAATAGGGGCGTCGGAGACCAGCAGGGGTGTCGGAGACCAGCAGGAGAGAAAGAGTCCTGATTCCTCAGTTCTCAGTCCTCAGACCTCAGTCCTCACCAGGAACAGGGAGATTCCGCCCCTACAGCATTCATCCCTTAGCAGTGTATTCGCCAGGAATGGGTGCTTCGCCGCCCGTAAGTCCTAGGGATTCGAGCATAGCATGGTCTTGCTCTGGCGGTTGCCCGATGGTAGTGAGGTAGTGTCCAATCAGCATGGCATTCATTCCTGCTTGAAAGCCCATTGCTTGGAGTTCTCCCATCACGGCTTCCCGTCCGCCAGCGTAGCGCAGAATTTGTTCGGGAAGGATGAGGCGGAAAATGGCGATCGCTTTGAGGGCTTCATAAGGATCGAGTTTCGGGCGATCGCTTAGGGGTGTCCCTTCTCTGGGATTTAATAAATTCAGCGGGACGGATTCGACTTCCAATTCCCGCAGCGCCAACGCCAGATCCACTCGGTCTTCCCAGCTTTCGCCCAATCCCATAATTCCACCCGTGCAGGCTTGAATTCCTGCTGCTTTGAGATTTTGGATAGTTTGAACGCGATCGCGCCATGTGTGCGTCGTCACTATCTCTGGGAAAAAGTTCTCCGATGCCTCTAAATTATGGTTGTACCGCGTTACTCCAGCCTCAGCCAGCGCCTGGGCTTGTTCTGGTGTCACTTCGCCCAAAGCACAGCAAGGTTTAATCTGGGTTTCGGCAATAATTCCCCGTACCGTTTCCAGAATTTGTTCAAATTCCGCCGATTTGGGGCTGTTGTACTTAATGCCGCGTCCTTGAGAAACTAAACAAAACCGCTTTGCCCCGGCGGCTTCGGCTGCTTTGGCTTGGGCAAGAATCTCCTCAGTAGATTTCAAGCCATAAATTGGCGAGTCTTGACCGGGGTGGTGACTAGACTGGGAACAGAAGCCACAGTTTTCCGAGCAATTGCCAGATTTTACATTGACAATGCTGCACAAATCGACTACGTTTCCGCAACAAGCTTGACGGACTTTGTCGGCTGCTTCGCATAGCAGCAAAATATTTTCTTCACCTTCAATTTGGGACAGCGCGATCGCTTCGGCTCTCCCAATCCGCTCACCAGCAATAATCCGAGAGGTCAGGTTTTGCAGCCATTGCCGCAGTGACTCCTGAGAATTGCTGTTAACATCCACGTTTGACACCGATGCTTGAACCACGTTCGGCCCTTTTGATCGTATTTATTGAAACGATGGCATTTTATCACTAGGTTTGCAGACAACTAAAGCCATACCTTAACCTGACCTTTACTCTATCCTTTACGATTAGACGGTAGGCTAATAGCAAAACTGCCCCTGCTAAACTGGAATGTCAAGCAATTGAAAAAATTGCATTCCGAGTAAAAAAGACGGTACGAGTCTAGCTTGCATCAACGAATACAAGTGTTTATTGTTTTTACTAACCAGTGTCTGAGGAAAATAAGCCCGTGAGTTCCGTGACCTCCGGTTCGCAGAAAATTATGAAACCCCGCTCCGATTTGGATCGGACGATGGATCGGGGCTTTATTTGGCTAACTCGAATTTTTGCGTTTGCTGTTGCTGCAATCCTGCTTTGGATAACGGGGCAAGTTGCAATTAAAGCTTGGCCTGCGATTACCGAATTTGGGTTTGGCTTTATTACCTCCACCGATTGGGACCCAGTTCGAAATCAGTACGGAGCGCTGCCTCAACTATACGGCACGATAGCTAGCTCAGCGATCGCCCTGTTGCTTGCCGTACCAGTAGGGATTGGCGTAGCCCTTTTTCTGAGTGAAGATTATTTGCCGCCACGAATTCAGGTGGTAATTGTTTTCCTAGTAGAACTACTGGCAGCGATTCCCAGTGTGGTCTATGGTTTGTGGGGAATTTTTGTTCTAATTCCCCTGTTGAGAGGGGTGGGAACTTGGCTCAACGCTTCCTTTGGTTGGCTGCCCATTTTTAGCACGCCGTTACGTGGTCCAGGCTTGCTCCCCGCAGCACTCGTCCTCGCCATTATGGTATTACCGACAATCGCAGTCCTTTCCCGTGACGCCCTCATCTCTTTACCTCCGGACTTGCGGCAGGCGTCAGTTGGTCTAGGAGCGACTCGTTGGGAGACAATT
It encodes:
- a CDS encoding dynamin family protein, whose protein sequence is MDISLVSSEAVDLLSRITGQKLRKQDLTPPVIFLAALITVLLGVMLLDGAVTDEEKRRWQQTLNRFIPSEDARQLSQLMSKGVRQNQVYKKLNELLILTAPFSESERLLLIGFGYEMSAADGDMDAREKKYLEVIANRLEINPQHLAVLEAGFSHQGTVEPAALEEVQSLLDPARFHALDAVFIKAANDLLAILPAKSKQQAKQQQRLNLPYEELQRFQGYRQQLETASKQLAEIIQEGTNEGVLPNNLAAQVEQASQKLSSQRFRVAVVGEFSQGKSTLLNALLGEEIQPVREIPCSGTVTVLRYGEQKRVICRYKDKREEEIPFEQYKIKAAISEEAALDCVSDELARSDIEEIIFEHPDLELCRSGVEIVDSPGLNEHPDRTAITQQLLKDTDAAIFLINASRPLTQGERDLIQDLKTQLNGGKTDEAANNLFVVVNFMDLLRSENGRQQVRQRIERFVQGQNPIVAGENRVHFISAQATLDAIFAGTEDDYLKAFQNFTGSIEKFLTTERGLIKLQQSTTGLNRIIQSCCDELNQFEGILNGKLKVSEENKQKLLEQMGESSGRDVKIKLLAAQLVEESTDEAIDSYNEWCEELGDIMAENSEGWTSNHNQKKKLFQDYAKQFSTDISKEFNTWVDESIKGSILLPNLEVLNTEIRQHIEAIHESIQSFDSKIGSNLSDQFDLSLSTAGVKMNLASSSNLDDDTKGIGLFGSLGTGGAVAGTLLAFTGLGLVPIAIAGGAAAAIAGWLFGEDEEELEQQIKQEVYEQGFDKFNESAQEVFDKVSEYIASVFYERSEAAIEVIEQAISLSENFLAQEEKAHTETLEQRQAEKAFLSKKRQELEQVQKNIEAILPF
- a CDS encoding transglycosylase domain-containing protein produces the protein MTSPQQPPKTILGQLTQAVQTIQAKVNFNALALKPNAKVPELWVQDAGAAKAEVYPLLGDRYLLGRSSKSCDIVIRNPVVSQVHLSLNREGRRGHSFVIKDENSTNGIYRGRRRLNSLMLRHGDILTLGPPELADAVRLQYHNPPPWYVLGTRYALYGVGGLTSLLALWILFEWRNIPIRPLPPGVQGPVVINSDDGTPLQRPRTVAHRELGRLSEFSKYLPQAVIASEDSRYYWHFGVDPIGTLRAVVTNVKGGGIRQGGSTITQQLARSLFREYVGTEDSAGRKIKEAIVALKLETFYSKNEIMRNYLNRIYLGVGANGFEDAAQFYFDKSARDLNISEAATLVAILPAPNSFNPIRDYKTAIGLRDRIINRMANLGFISAEEAQRARRSRIDVSPKAREALASIKAPYFYSYVFTELQFLLGEQLAKEGNFFVETNLDLETQQKAETALRNGVNTIGGSYRFSEGAIVTLDSSNGSIRALVGGTDFQKSQFNRATQAKRQPGSTFKIFAYASALEQGNSPGKFYSCAPVVWQSQRFRGCERVGGSGTDMYTALAQSENAIALRVAQDVGLERVVEMARRLGITTPLNPVPGLVLGQSETTVLEMTGAFGALENGGVWNRAHAIQRIRDSSDCKDFNNPQTCRVIYSFEEEAGATKRVLSQGIADTMTNMLRGAVRGGTARAASIGFGEVGKTGTTNSGVDLWFIGYVPSQDLVTGIWLGNDDNTPTRGSSGQAAQVWANYMRQVVR
- the lspA gene encoding signal peptidase II codes for the protein MNFKNYFFWIAAFVSLILDRVTKYWVVQNFVYKETLALWPNVFHFTYELNPGAAFSWFQGEVWLPWLSLGVSLFLIGFALVNPNLDRWEQLGCGFILGGAVGNGIDRFFNSCVINDKFFSGCVVDFLDFRLIHFAVFNLADMFINVGMVCLLIAWFWNQPSSSGRPR
- a CDS encoding biotin transporter BioY; the protein is MFAPTELLWALIGLLLTIGGTFLEAYFPNLPWNWSQQGIQTHSLGVTYQIGAVLLVGCMGGKNAGALSQIAYLALGLTPWFPVFSQGGGLDYLTEPSFGYLLGFIPGAWICGLVAFKAPQRLESLSFSCICGLVVIHITGLTYLFVTHFLTWGAVLLPLWEAILKYSIYPLPAQMAVVCAVTVLAYFLRQLMLY
- the bioB gene encoding biotin synthase BioB, translated to MVQASVSNVDVNSNSQESLRQWLQNLTSRIIAGERIGRAEAIALSQIEGEENILLLCEAADKVRQACCGNVVDLCSIVNVKSGNCSENCGFCSQSSHHPGQDSPIYGLKSTEEILAQAKAAEAAGAKRFCLVSQGRGIKYNSPKSAEFEQILETVRGIIAETQIKPCCALGEVTPEQAQALAEAGVTRYNHNLEASENFFPEIVTTHTWRDRVQTIQNLKAAGIQACTGGIMGLGESWEDRVDLALALRELEVESVPLNLLNPREGTPLSDRPKLDPYEALKAIAIFRLILPEQILRYAGGREAVMGELQAMGFQAGMNAMLIGHYLTTIGQPPEQDHAMLESLGLTGGEAPIPGEYTAKG
- the pstC gene encoding phosphate ABC transporter permease subunit PstC → MKPRSDLDRTMDRGFIWLTRIFAFAVAAILLWITGQVAIKAWPAITEFGFGFITSTDWDPVRNQYGALPQLYGTIASSAIALLLAVPVGIGVALFLSEDYLPPRIQVVIVFLVELLAAIPSVVYGLWGIFVLIPLLRGVGTWLNASFGWLPIFSTPLRGPGLLPAALVLAIMVLPTIAVLSRDALISLPPDLRQASVGLGATRWETILKVLLPSAFSGIVGAVMLALGRALGETMAVTMLIGNSNNISPSILAPSNTIASLLANQFAEASGLQVAALMYAALVLFALTLLVNILAQVLIERVQRI